The proteins below come from a single Burkholderia sp. PAMC 26561 genomic window:
- a CDS encoding PriCT-2 domain-containing protein: protein MSAVNVDETARVRAALSVIPAHDYGTWVDMAFALKHGFGDAGFEIWDEWSRTAGNYTERSARTTWRSAKESGGKTLATLFWLARQHGFDLKCMHYPDRMTASLAPNPDVLERRARDEARQHARHAAVAREAQEIWQWARPVGPEHPYLVCKHLEPTRSLRELEALELHVLLGYVPASEEQPLMGRVLLVPCWIGEAISTLELIDEHGRKSSLTGGVKRGGYWIAGPTPADGELNSPILIGEGMATVLSAHRATGWVALAALSSGTLPQVAGIVRNRYPDADLVVLGDLGPGEAKARQAAQESLARLALPAFAGGARIGDKPPTDFNDMAVLSGLGHVADRLREIAFSNAESAVEGLESTAFMAADGILDEPKEEMMSRVKETLVNDTESGSRRPSSKRGSPKQADPPDSRAPTSTSAGAEHAVTEPSALPPATNAPATGATRPLATRPSIGEPLFALADVPNEVRALAEHRFGTPLRMGTPRENGGPYKGEVFNTEHYLIQEVATRSVVFHPKEQMEFVSDRLRWMDENARLNGSELQIGYEGDRPKVYPWDRARDLLERTVGSLKKSARELNFSPNLEGMLDQLQARSWARVREARAAAVEQSKERAASQDPPGPDR, encoded by the coding sequence ATGAGCGCGGTCAATGTGGATGAAACCGCGCGCGTGCGAGCTGCATTGTCTGTCATTCCCGCGCACGACTACGGCACGTGGGTCGACATGGCGTTCGCGCTCAAGCATGGATTCGGCGATGCCGGCTTCGAGATCTGGGACGAGTGGAGCCGCACGGCCGGCAATTACACCGAACGCTCGGCGCGCACCACCTGGCGGTCGGCAAAGGAGTCCGGCGGCAAGACGCTCGCAACGCTCTTCTGGCTCGCGCGGCAGCACGGTTTCGACCTGAAGTGCATGCACTATCCCGACCGGATGACGGCATCGCTGGCGCCGAACCCTGACGTCCTCGAACGCAGGGCGCGCGACGAAGCCCGGCAGCACGCCCGGCACGCAGCGGTGGCACGGGAGGCACAGGAAATCTGGCAGTGGGCACGACCGGTAGGTCCGGAACACCCGTATCTCGTTTGCAAGCATCTCGAGCCGACGCGGTCACTGCGCGAGTTGGAGGCGCTCGAACTGCATGTATTGCTGGGTTACGTTCCGGCGAGTGAAGAGCAGCCGCTCATGGGACGCGTGCTGCTGGTGCCGTGCTGGATCGGCGAAGCGATCTCGACGCTTGAGCTGATCGATGAACACGGCCGTAAATCATCGCTGACAGGTGGTGTGAAGAGAGGTGGGTACTGGATCGCAGGTCCTACGCCGGCTGATGGCGAACTCAACTCACCGATTCTGATCGGCGAAGGCATGGCGACCGTGCTGTCTGCGCATCGGGCGACGGGCTGGGTGGCGCTCGCCGCCCTGTCGAGTGGAACCTTGCCTCAAGTCGCTGGAATTGTGCGTAATCGATATCCCGATGCTGATCTGGTGGTCCTTGGGGATCTTGGGCCGGGTGAAGCCAAGGCCCGACAGGCGGCACAAGAGTCGCTCGCGCGTCTGGCGCTGCCGGCATTCGCTGGGGGCGCACGGATCGGCGACAAACCCCCGACGGATTTCAACGACATGGCGGTGCTGTCGGGCTTGGGGCATGTCGCCGATCGGCTGCGGGAAATCGCATTCAGCAACGCCGAGTCGGCGGTCGAGGGGCTGGAGTCGACTGCGTTTATGGCAGCCGACGGAATACTGGACGAACCGAAGGAGGAAATGATGAGCCGTGTGAAAGAAACCCTTGTGAACGACACAGAGAGCGGATCGCGCCGCCCATCATCGAAGCGTGGTTCCCCGAAGCAGGCCGATCCGCCAGACTCGCGCGCGCCGACGAGCACGTCAGCTGGAGCCGAGCATGCAGTGACCGAGCCTTCCGCATTGCCCCCGGCGACCAATGCACCTGCAACTGGAGCAACGCGGCCATTGGCGACGCGTCCGTCCATTGGCGAGCCATTGTTCGCTTTGGCAGATGTGCCCAACGAAGTCAGGGCGCTGGCCGAGCACCGCTTTGGCACACCGTTGCGCATGGGAACACCGCGCGAGAACGGCGGCCCATATAAAGGCGAGGTGTTCAACACCGAGCACTACCTGATTCAAGAAGTCGCAACGCGCAGCGTCGTTTTCCATCCGAAGGAGCAGATGGAATTCGTGTCGGATCGGCTTAGGTGGATGGATGAGAACGCGCGCCTGAATGGATCGGAACTGCAAATCGGATACGAAGGAGACAGGCCGAAAGTCTATCCATGGGATCGCGCGCGTGACCTGCTTGAGCGCACAGTCGGCTCGCTCAAGAAGTCTGCACGTGAACTGAACTTCAGTCCGAACCTTGAGGGGATGCTGGATCAGTTGCAGGCGCGGTCATGGGCACGCGTGCGCGAGGCTCGCGCAGCGGCGGTGGAGCAGTCAAAAGAGCGGGCGGCATCGCAAGACCCTCCCGGGCCGGACCGCTGA